A single genomic interval of Malania oleifera isolate guangnan ecotype guangnan chromosome 11, ASM2987363v1, whole genome shotgun sequence harbors:
- the LOC131168152 gene encoding nicotinate N-methyltransferase 1, with amino-acid sequence MASETAETSKEARLAILELANMISVPMSLNAIVRLNVPDAIWQGGSNTPLSAAQILRRVLPSSSGDAENVQRLLRMLASYGVFQEHLTASDDGGDDNRTYSLTEIGKTLVTDGDGLSYAPYVLQHHQEALMRAWGLVHEAVMDPTTEPFAKANGEPAYAYYGKEPEMNGLMQRAMSGVSVPFLRAMMEGYDGFTGAERVVDVGGSAGDSLRMILEKHPNVREGINFDLPEVVAKAREIAGVKHVGGDMFKSVPAGDAIFMKWVLTTWTDDECKVIMKNCYDALPAGGKLIACEPVLPRDSDDSRRTRALLEGDIFVMTIYRAKGKHRTEEEFRQLGLAAGFARFRSFYVDHFYTVLEFQK; translated from the exons ATGGCGAGCGAGACTGCAGAGACCAGCAAGGAAGCGAGGCTGGCCATTCTTGAACTCGCCAACATGATCAGCGTTCCCATGTCTCTAAACGCCATCGTCCGCCTCAACGTCCCCGACGCCATTTGGCAAGGCGGCTCCAACACCCCCCTCTCCGCCGCCCAGATCCTCCGCCGCGTCCTCCCCTCCTCGAGCGGCGACGCCGAGAACGTCCAGCGCCTTCTCCGCATGCTCGCCTCCTACGGCGTCTTCCAGGAGCACCTGACCGCCTCCGACGACGGTGGCGACGACAACCGCACCTACTCGCTGACGGAGATCGGCAAGACCCTCGTCACCGATGGGGACGGCCTGTCTTATGCGCCGTACGTGCTGCAGCACCACCAGGAGGCGCTCATGCGCGCGTGGGGCCTGGTCCACGAGGCCGTGATGGACCCCACGACGGAGCCGTTCGCGAAGGCCAACGGAGAGCCGGCGTACGCCTACTACGGGAAGGAGCCGGAGATGAACGGGTTGATGCAGAGGGCGATGTCGGGGGTATCGGTGCCGTTCTTAAGGGCGATGATGGAGGGCTACGACGGGTTCACTGGGGCGGAGCGAGTGGTGGATGTGGGTGGGAGTGCAGGGGATTCCCTGAGAATGATCCTAGAGAAGCACCCCAATGTGAGAGAAGGGATCAACTTTGATTTGCCGGAAGTCGTGGCGAAAGCTCGGGAAATCGCCG GTGTCAAGCACGTCGGCGGTGATATGTTCAAGTCAGTTCCAGCCGGTGACGCTATCTTCATGAAG TGGGTTTTGACGACATGGACTGATGACGAATGCAAAGTGATAATGAAGAACTGCTACGACGCCCTCCCCGCCGGCGGCAAGCTGATCGCCTGCGAGCCGGTGCTGCCGAGGGATTCCGACGACAGTCGTAGGACGCGGGCCCTCCTAGAAGGAGACATCTTTGTGATGACAATCTACAGGGCCAAAGGCAAGCACAGGACCGAGGAGGAGTTCCGGCAGCTCGGCCTCGCCGCCGGCTTTGCTCGATTCCGGTCATTCTACGTCGACCATTTCTATACCGTCTTGGAATTCCAGAAGTGA